In Candidatus Polarisedimenticolia bacterium, the genomic window CCGCAAGCGGGTCGCCGCCGGCAGGCCCGAGCAACCCCTCAACGTCCTCCTCAGCGCCTCCCTCGACGTTCCCCTGGAGGGTCGCTTCTTCACGGCCAGGGATACCCGCAAAATGGTCTTCACGACCACCGCCGCGCCCGCCCGCATGAGGGCGCGCGCCGCTGAATTGGCCGAGGTCCTGGTGTCGCGAGGCCGATCGGTGAGCCCGCGGCATCTGGTCGGAACGTTGCACCGCCGCGGGGTGCGCCAGCTGCTCCTGGAAGGGGGCGGCGCCATGAACTTCGAGTTCTTCCGACTCGGGCTGATCGACGAGGTCTACCTGACGCTCTGCCCCGTGGTGATCGGCGGCATCGAAAGCCCCAGCCCGGTGGACGGTAAGGGATTCTCCCCGGCCCAATTCAGGTGGTTTTCCCTCGCCAGCGTACGGCGCGCCGGAGGCGAGCTCTTCCTGCACTACTCCCGTACGGCGCAAGCCTGACGAACGGCCGCGTTTGTGCCTCGCATGCCGGAAAAATCCGCCGAATCTGTCTCCGGTTCTTGACACTCCAGCGACGCGAACCCTAGAATATCCGGTGAAATAGGTCGGATATTACTAGGGATCGGAGTATTGATCGTGGGTTTGCGTAACCACTGTACTAGTGCCGGCCGTTGACGCGCGGCAGCTTTGCGGCCGCCGCGTCCAACGGTGCCTCTGTCAAGCAAGAGGGCTGACCGATGATTCGCCTCAGCAAGAAAGCCGATTA contains:
- a CDS encoding dihydrofolate reductase family protein encodes the protein RALMDRIRFRADAVLVGGGTLRAANAPLRIRSRSLVRKRVAAGRPEQPLNVLLSASLDVPLEGRFFTARDTRKMVFTTTAAPARMRARAAELAEVLVSRGRSVSPRHLVGTLHRRGVRQLLLEGGGAMNFEFFRLGLIDEVYLTLCPVVIGGIESPSPVDGKGFSPAQFRWFSLASVRRAGGELFLHYSRTAQA